The sequence gAAAACTAAGTCAAATTTTCATCATGCTGCATAATGATTAACCTAACAATATGATTATTTTGCGATTGttgtcaaatttatttttacatttcatcaAAATTATTGCACTTTCACCAATAAGCACAAATCAATAGAATGTTGAACCATGCCCATGGTTTATTTTACCTCATCTAGTGAACTGATTTATTATAGgctatttataatataaataaacactCTCTGTCTACATTATGAAATCTGGTAAAACAAATTTCTCTCAGAAATGAAAACAGTGAAATTCCTAATGGTAATTACAAAATACATTCATGTTTTTCTATTAAAACAACAGCGAAAGACTTTGTATTGCCACAAAGAGTTTGCGCAAGTTTATTCAGCAACCTCAGTCACAAGCAATATAGTCGAGATCCATGTTTtgatttattacagttcatcactAAGAAGGTTTGATGGCAGCAAACAGCACAAGTGGCTCGTGAAGGAACACATACTGGCTAAAATCACTGTCATTTGAGCAGAACATCTCAAATGAAGCGCTTTTGCCGCAGTGTAAAGTGCACATGATTACCAGAttgcaaaaattaaaataaaataccggGCAGAAATTGTATCATTTCAACAGAAAAGCTCTGATTGGGGGATTTAAATTCTTGACATCTGGCAACTGCAAACACTAAATCTTGTAGTAGAAGCTTGTACAGCTGTGTCATATTTGACTCCTCTTTATTTcgccaaaaataaaaagtttttgcgaaaatttttatattttcatatttctcGACTTTGTGTCAACGATATTGCGTATTGATATAGTCACAGTTATCATTTAATGAACTTTTTTATCTGATTTCGTTAACGAAATGATCGCCAACTAAAATATCTATGTATGAGAGACTTTGGTACATACCACCAGGGAGCCCTGGCACTGGCTCCAGCCTGATTCCACTCTCCGTCACCCCATCCTTCTCTTTCCCTCGAGCTGCCTGTGACCTAAACGAAACATAGCAACATTCAGTACCACCACCACATACATGAAACTGTCTGATTTTCAGGTTTTTGCTGCATGATCAGTCACCGACCTGCCCCATTTAACATTAAGCCGGCGCCCATTAATGATGAGTTTATTAAAGGACTTCTCTGCAGCCGTCTCTGCGGCCTGCCGTGTGGCGAACTGGATGAAAGCACACTGCTGCCTTTGAACGATGGTGATGGTACGAATCTCCCCAAACTGGTAGAAGTGATTCcttttgtgggaaaaaaaaaaaatggaatctTTCATCAAGAAATCAcacagaagagaaaaaaaaaaaaaaaaggattttttttgcctctatataataaaaaatataaaataaatcagcataaaattaaagtaagacacttaaaaaaaaaaaaaggtacctAAATAAATGGgattttgttaattattttataattatgcaAGCAGCTTTAGACTGTGATCATGAGAGAGACTACATAaacattaactttttaaaaaaaaaatcatgtcacACCATGGGGCCACTTAAAATTAACTAGAAAAGGCAAAAAAGGTCATTAAAAACTTGAAAAGGTGACCAATTACTGGAACTAtgatactttaaaaaataaaataaaaaagtctaAGGACAAGTTGCACATCAACTAACCAAATATAGCTTTATGAGCTCTAACGTGCACTTACCTGAGCTCAGAGTCTGTAACATTTTCTCCCAGCCCCCCGATATACAGCGTGGTGATGGACTTGTCTTCAGGTACGTCCAGTCTGGGCATAGTGGAGGCCCGCTTCAAGAGTTTATCAGCCACAGGATCATTAATGCCATAGTAACGGTCCTTAATGTTCTGATCAGCCAGTGGGTCATCTGGATCGGTGGGCTTTTCATGCCTGTGATATCAAAGCAATGCACTTCATCACAAACGTAACCAAAATTCACAACTGCTCATACATTTCAAACCTTTAGACATGaaccaaaatgaaaatcatgACAACCAACATTGGATGTTCGGGACTTCATTGTCAAAACACCCAGTGGAGTGTGAAATGGAGAATTCTGGGTAATAGTTTTACACAGATAAAAGATTCTTAAGATGTTGCTCACCTGTACGGACACTCTTCCCCTCTCTTGCACTCCCCTTTCACCCAAAAGGAACAGATGTGAGGTCTGTTCCTCTTATAGTACGGTGTGGTACGAGCCAGTTTCAGCAGCATATCGCCACTGCTCGGTGCCTTCCCAAGCTGCCCCACAGGTCTTGTGCCATCAGAGTTAGCAATCTACAGACCAAAACATTGCAATTATTTGACCCACAGATACCAGTAGCGCCtcacgattaatcgtaaaaagatcatgatctcgattcaaacacccacacgatcttactttattaataacaatGATTCACCTGTGTCTATTGAACCTTTGACACAATCATACCGTAACATTCAAATCTGTGAGggccagagagagcagttttgaaccacacagtagttatttctgtgttacaaatattcaaattatcacagaagtactgagaTAAAAGTTTGAGGTTAGTGTAAGTATATAAACATTAATGTCTATgatagcgatcaaaatagagcaaactACCGTTTGAAACAAACTATCAATTACATCTTATTCCACTAGGTGGTGACAAGTGACACTTACAAAATATatgtgtcattgaatcattcattcaaaagatttgttcaaaaacactgattcatccagtaaagAAACAAGTATCTattaatgagtcattgaattaattcaaaaccattttttaaaataattcattcaaattaattgattTTTCCAGCAATTAGAGTATCTAATTAGAGTCCAGAAAATGTCACAAAACACATTAATAAATAGGGTTCGGAACCGGTAGTGTTTTTTGAAATGAACCAGAACCGTGCAAGATTTCTAAGTTTCAGTTCCGAAAACGGTTCTGGTGTGATGGGTGGGTGAAGTGCGGGAAGCGTATCCTTTAATAGAGACACCTCACTTCATGAATATAATGAATGCACTGAAAAGCCCTCGCGCTCATATACATCAGATATCAATGAGAGGGAGAGAGCGAGAGATAGATGCACAacgctgcacgattaatcatcACCCAAATGATctaattcctaaatgacaacaatTCGCCTGTgtatattaaacctttgacaaaaataaaatcacgACATTCAAATCTGCGTTCGCACTGCCGTTGATCTGAAGAGAGTTGTCATGTGTAACGTTAGatataaacagcttcacaatcttttaaaacacacagtatcattatttctgtgtgaCAAATATTccaattatcacagaagtataCAAAAGTTTATCATTCAGATAGAAACACCAATGTTAccgatcaaaatataataaatcaaccttttgaaagtaactggACTTCAAATGACGACTGTATTGATTGCATTGTtacgccactaggtggcaacaaaaATCACAGAATCATTCTTTCAGAAACAAGTCTTTCTGAATCcaacttacaaaaatattgtttCACCTGTCTGGATCTTACATGTGTAAAActtaaagtaaaacttaaaacttaacttacaataaggttcatttattaactaaccatgagcaatacatttgttaatctttgttaatgttagttaataaaaatacagccattcatagtttgttcatgttacttcacagtgcattaactaatgctaCCTAAttcaactcttgattttaataatgtattagtacaatttgaaattaacattaataaaaattaataaatgctgtagaaatgcagttcattattagttaatgttaatgtagttaacttatgttaactaatgaaaactattgtaaagtgttagcgAAAATGAGATCAGCAGTCTGTTAAATTCATTTTACAagaataataaacacaaaaaggaCTGTTTGAGTCGAGTATTGTGTATTTTTCCCTTGCTACCATTTTTTATtagttgtttaattattttaatggaaCCGGAACCGTTAGGCAGAACCGGAATCGGAAAATTTCTTACGATTCCCAACCCTATTAATAAATGCGTAATACACAGACAAATTACCTCTCTCTCCATATTTTGAGTGTAATACTCCTTATTCACATCCGATCTCGGTACTTCATCTTTAACGGACAGCCCAGTGTCACGAACCTGAATGGGCAAGCCTGtgcaaagtaaaaaaataatctttattATTTAGGAATGTTTACAACACTGTAATATTCatgtatatatgaagagtttggttccaaaatgcaataaacagcattaaaaaaaaaaagtttccgccaaaatcagtattgtatatggtcggtattgaaaagtcatttattaattttgcgcaaaatgcaaTATCTGCCGTGTTATTCTGTTTatgttttctcccttttttTCCAAAACGCAACAAATGCCAGTTTCCCTTCTCTGCAGAATGTGATATATCCGctcaatcacagcgcaccattccacgcactgtaaacagtaatggcgGCGCTCTGAAAACACCCAGCATCTTAATTTTCCTTATTTACTTTGTgctttgtgatcaacaaaaacagaaaaaatttataattttgacGACATTGATGAAACTGTGTTGGTTTCTGCGGCGAGGACGTAAGccattaaaatgtaatcatttatGTGAGGAGATTAAGAAGATGAGGCACTAAagtaatttataatattaacaagACTTATTGAATTCATTATGGGAGCAACGACAATGTATTTTTAGTgaaatgcctgtatataagattagtactgacaaagttcagaggctatcatatatgtgaatcaacttactttgttgtgtattttcaatatgaaaaataacttttatatagATGGATTAATTgcgttttgaaaaaaaaaaaaaaagtttttataataaacttttgaaaatcaaaatctagatttgaaattttaaaattgcTTAGTGAAAGTTTTCATCtggccactttcttggtaaataaagcacatttttacattttattattcaaaatggatttatagcattttggaaccaaaactcttcacacacacacacacacacacacacacacacacacacacacacacacacacacacacacacacaaacatataatactaataataataaaaataacaataaaaataatatgatataatatataaataatattatattatatatattatattatattatatatatatatatattatattatatatatattatatatattatattatattatattatatatatattatattatattatattctcttcacacacacacacaaacatataataataataataataataataattatattatatatatatatatatatatatatatattatattatattatatatatatatattatattatatatatatatattatattatatatatatatatatattatattatatatatattatattatattatattatatatatatatatatatatatattatattatatatatatatattatattatatatattatattatattatattatattatataatatatatatatatatatatatatatatatatatatatatatatatatatatatataaataaattaaatctcTTAAGATTGATAGACAGAATGGAATGTGTCAGTTTCTAAACATtactatggaagcccattttcACCACAtaagaaaagaacaaaacatgCTCTTTTAAATCATAACTATGACCGAAACTATGACATGCTAAGCGGAAATTATGAGATTAGAAAGTCTATGAAAAAATATGATCTAGAAAGttaagataaaaagtcataattatgaaattaaaacagcatttcttattttgacaacactaatgtCATCATTTTACAAACAGATATTTATATATCCACAGTATCCAGATTATAGCCACAAATTAGGATTTTAATAACTGGAATTCTAAATCGTAACAGTTCTGCATTACCATATTCCAGATCCAGGAGGCAGGTCTGACAGACATTCTTCATTTTACTGCAGGTCTGACACACTTCTGTCTTCTTAAAGCGCATCCTGACTCCAGGACACCAGCGGAACACCGTGAAGGGACGCGCACAGATCTAGAAGATAGGAAGaatacacaataaaaaaatatgctgCACTTTCAAAATGTGGGGTAAAAAATAAGGAGTCTTTTATCAattaatttccatgactttGCTGTGTACTGGATAGAGATTTTGACAAATAATTTAAGAGATTACTGGACCGAACTTCCATTTGTATATCATGTACCAACCATTTGAATTAATATATTAGGCATAGAAACGTTCTGAGATGACTGTGGGAACCCAGTCAGGAGCACATTTAGCAATTTTATGAGGATGAACGCAGCAGTACCTTGCACTCTTTGCCAAATTTCTCTTTGGTCTGTTGAAGGAAATACACATACAAAGTGAAAATGTGTttgaatacaaaaaataaataaataaataaataaatacaacttgATTTCATTAATAATTAACAAACTAATAAGTGAAACAGCACTAACTCTACTTACCATGCGGATATAAGGGTTTTCTCCCAAGCATGTTTGACAGAGGATGGGAAAATCCTGTTTAAATAAGCAAAGGCCATTACTATTCAAACTGAAAATAATTGTACAGTTCACTAATTACATAAGCTTTTAACCTACTGTTgttatccacacacacacacacacacacacagagtacaaaacaaaatgcattcaatatAACAAAGAAATAACTCTAAATGTCACGAGCCAACAATATCACTATTTTAAATGCACgtttttgttaaaaatagaTTACTTAAATGTTATTGATGCTATATAAACTCTTCTGTTAACAGGACACTTATAATAGATATAATTAGCCTTTCTCGTCATTTCACTTCAAGAGAATGTTTATTTGCGTCTGTACAGGAAAGATCAGTCACAATACAGTGACTGGATAGAGGATGTTCACACTATTCAGTTTGCAAATATGGCTGATTcgatatttatataaaaaaattaactattgATGAGATGAGGTTTTCATTAGCCATAAGCTAAGACACTACAGAATGGGATCCGACtagaaaatgttttcatttttggcgaGCTCAAGGAAAGAACGTAAACGCACCAGTTGCAATAAGTAAAACTTCTTAAATATTCTTAAAATATGTTATACTGACCGAATCCTCCCAGTTTTGCCTGTTATAAGTGTTGGATCCTAAAGACGTCGCCATTGCTACTGGCTAGCGCGAACGGAAACTTTACCTACAATGCTTTGCGTCTATACGGCTGGGGAAGAATGGCAGCGCCACCTATTGTTACGGAGGAATATATAAATGTCGCCCTCTAGATGGAAAAATTCTGCACTAagaatttaattttaatcttcTGAAACAAACACTCACTTACTTTGACCTTGCCAGTTCACCCAAAGTCTGTGGAAAGACATCAGTGTATTCGTTGTTttttaaggtagaaccacttgTAAGCTTTTAGGcagatatatttttatgatcactgacatgatgatgatgatgaatgtttttttgtacattaaatttctttaaactTCACACATagaaatacatatacatatacatggGATAGGATGTACAAAGGAATGTAGGATGAGCAATAGCATAATAACCACTCTAATGTCATTACAGCCCCAAGACCATTagtgtcaaagcactgaaggcCATGTGATGAAAAACACTGCAGCTTATAAATAAAGAGTGACTGAGATTGTGTAGACCGACTCTCCACTAcaaatgataaatgcataatGACAAGGTCTGTCAGGCTTATACTTCTGATGTTAAACGGCATTAATATTTGAGATAAATCTAAGTTTGGAGGGCACATGTGTGATTCTATTACTATATGAGTTTGGAGAAGCTTTATCTAAGCAACaagaatctatctatctatctatctatctatctatctatctatctatctatctatctatctatctatctatctatctatctatctatctatctatctatctatctatttgtctgtctatcatctatctatctatatttgtctgtctatctatctatctatctatctatctatctatctatctatctgtctatctatgtgtGTCGTTTGTCACCTATCTatccgtccgtctatctatctatctatctatctatctatctatctatctatctatctatctatctatctatctatctatctatctatctatttgtctgtctatcatctatctatctatatttgtctgtctatctatctatctatctatctatctatctatctatctatctatctatctatctatctatctatctatctatctatctatctatttgtctgtctatcatcta comes from Chanodichthys erythropterus isolate Z2021 chromosome 22, ASM2448905v1, whole genome shotgun sequence and encodes:
- the rbm22 gene encoding pre-mRNA-splicing factor RBM22 isoform X1 — translated: MATSLGSNTYNRQNWEDSDFPILCQTCLGENPYIRMTKEKFGKECKICARPFTVFRWCPGVRMRFKKTEVCQTCSKMKNVCQTCLLDLEYGLPIQVRDTGLSVKDEVPRSDVNKEYYTQNMEREIANSDGTRPVGQLGKAPSSGDMLLKLARTTPYYKRNRPHICSFWVKGECKRGEECPYRHEKPTDPDDPLADQNIKDRYYGINDPVADKLLKRASTMPRLDVPEDKSITTLYIGGLGENVTDSELRNHFYQFGEIRTITIVQRQQCAFIQFATRQAAETAAEKSFNKLIINGRRLNVKWGRSQAARGKEKDGVTESGIRLEPVPGLPGALPPPPVSDEDASTNYFNLAPTSSPAVMNLGLPPPPGVAMPPPPGFGPPMFHTMDPMSPSMPPPMAMRPPGQVHYPSQDPQRMGAHASRGGP
- the rbm22 gene encoding pre-mRNA-splicing factor RBM22 isoform X2 gives rise to the protein MTKEKFGKECKICARPFTVFRWCPGVRMRFKKTEVCQTCSKMKNVCQTCLLDLEYGLPIQVRDTGLSVKDEVPRSDVNKEYYTQNMEREIANSDGTRPVGQLGKAPSSGDMLLKLARTTPYYKRNRPHICSFWVKGECKRGEECPYRHEKPTDPDDPLADQNIKDRYYGINDPVADKLLKRASTMPRLDVPEDKSITTLYIGGLGENVTDSELRNHFYQFGEIRTITIVQRQQCAFIQFATRQAAETAAEKSFNKLIINGRRLNVKWGRSQAARGKEKDGVTESGIRLEPVPGLPGALPPPPVSDEDASTNYFNLAPTSSPAVMNLGLPPPPGVAMPPPPGFGPPMFHTMDPMSPSMPPPMAMRPPGQVHYPSQDPQRMGAHASRGGP